The Fructilactobacillus myrtifloralis genome contains a region encoding:
- a CDS encoding pectate lyase-like adhesive domain-containing protein produces MDDKRNHRQNLTRLVHENGKVHYKMYKDGKKWVFAGITLMGGILGANVGVSAAHADTTSGTGNNPSKEAKQDVLAGNDSATIPSTSTSNSATNRNQDSQAKLDKVSTSMSEALQLSTSNSQSLSLSNSTSLKSSVSASTSLSTSTSTKADKQSATAKRADQTDSTNVKRTAADQSVARPDQPVNQHDEQGTAKQPTSQIADQAGSTVTKLQTTVAGSAAAGNDQLKQQQPGNQVVNEQTAYNEIKREAPKDAVVAINAHDGVANIGLPTNVTPSAATLSAITEVGNKNKLKTNFVYLNADGSQRDTLHVASDPDKNRPQFEDNINKGNSTKTPTSVTVLTPDQITNDQHYRDEAKKNNAYVDVSSYSQLKDAWENNSIRYINVTSDITISPSDARIRTRDTGNSIIINGNNHIIDLGGNNFALRGTSDNATDITISNVIFKQGYTSNQSTASSLVYAANGKFVSANFNNVTVQPSTSGNNKGKVQNPIRVFYGIGSKLTFSGKNTFELSNEIARGMGRVEIADHASVTLNRTANDSEFSEFNFSNYAPKGSVGEDNLFIMGDNSSNTVNSYNDQAEDFPAIYQKIGGMRVGDNVTWSQTGFRYFLNTGQANTRAKNAEFIFGQNFHMEANAGNRRGAIRLQYNQKAIFNAGTIMDIQQRDNRPVIELRNNSSIEFISPKSLHLAVQDKDGHPDATRKGIITGTGTFTMDNSGIRTWLNRDSPENVPNGNDSKVFEKIVVQNGKATVTSLDGQVAASTILTDNTRELQTEALTAGKIKIEYVDQYGNVIKTTEIPQQNRGAVGSYIPLDTKQFANQEMPEHYMWGLGKQIPQSAQTDRQAGGDPTSTADDGDENGQANLAIVPMAGQTYTYKIYIYGQPNKNVTYQYVDANTGKTIDVNGSQAGKEAAGTNHVPANYGNRINWNDPYYTQENVPSGYHYATGQYLKGNQQPGEMVVTDQPQNTKIYVIADTYPSESASTSASGSASTSDSSSVSGSDSLSNSGSVSTSTSDSLSASDSASLSESDSLSASDSVSVSESNSLSTSDSASTSESNSLSTSDSTSVSASDSLSTSDSASTSESNSLSTSDSASVSASDSLSVSDSASVSASDSLSVSDSASVSASDSLSVSDSASVSASDSLSVSDSASVSASDSLSVSDSASVSASDSLSMSNSLSASDNNMSTSDSLSVSDSASVSASDSLSVSDSASVSASDSLSVSDSASVSASDSLSVSDSASVSASDSLSVSDSASVSASDSLSVSDSASVSASDSLSVSDSASVSASDSLSVSDSASVSASDSLSVSNSASVSASDSLSVSDSASVSASDSLSVSDSASVSASDSLSVSDSASVSASDSLSISDSASVSASDSLSISDSASVSASDSLSVSDSASVSASDSLSVSNSASVSASDSLSVSDSASVSASDSLSVSDSASVSASDSLSVSDSASVSASDSLSVSDSASVSASDSLSVSDSASVSASDSLSVSDSASVSASDSLSVSDSASVSASDSLSVSDSASVSASDSLSVSDSASVSASDSLSVSDSASVSASDSLSVSNSASVSASDSLSVSDSASVSASDSLSVSNSASVSASDSLSVSDTSVSASDSLSVSDSASVSASDSLSVSDGASVSASDSLSVSDSASVSASDSLSVSDSASVSASDSLSVSDSASVSASNSLSVSDSASVSASDSLSISDSASVSASDSLSVSDSASVSASDSLSVSDSASVSASDSLSVSDSASVSASTSDSESLSMSDSASVSASTSDSASLSMSDSASVSASTSDSESLSMSDSASVSTSTSDSESLSMSDSASVSTSTSDSASLSMSDSASVSTSTSDSASLSMSDSASVSASTSDSASLSMSDSASVSTSTSDSESLSMSDSASVSASTSDSASLSMSDSASVSTSTSDSASLSMSDSASVSTSTSDSASLSMSDSASVSTSTSDSASLSMSDSASVSTSTSDSASLSMSDSASVSTSTSDSASLSMSDSASVSASTSDSASLSMSDSASVSTSTSDSASLSMSDSASVSASTSDSASLSMSDSASASTSTSASASASASSSVGSSLVSSNSSNKLPSDHSSMNHDDGNHGSSSVHASDKGNSNKKQAKLPQTGEQSQNLSLIGLLTLLLAGLGFKSRKRKKEDE; encoded by the coding sequence ATGGATGATAAAAGGAACCATCGGCAAAACCTCACTCGTCTAGTCCATGAGAATGGCAAAGTACATTACAAAATGTATAAAGACGGGAAAAAGTGGGTTTTCGCCGGAATTACCCTGATGGGAGGAATTCTCGGTGCTAACGTGGGTGTCAGTGCAGCGCATGCTGATACAACGAGTGGAACCGGGAATAATCCCAGTAAGGAAGCCAAGCAGGATGTGTTAGCGGGGAATGATTCCGCGACCATCCCGTCGACCTCGACCAGCAATTCTGCTACGAATCGTAACCAGGATTCGCAGGCCAAGTTAGACAAAGTTTCAACTAGTATGAGTGAAGCTTTACAGCTCTCAACTAGTAACAGCCAGTCATTGTCACTCTCTAACTCAACTAGTTTGAAGTCATCCGTATCAGCCTCAACTAGTCTGAGTACGAGCACGTCGACAAAGGCTGACAAACAATCTGCGACTGCCAAACGAGCGGATCAAACTGATTCGACTAACGTTAAGCGGACCGCAGCTGATCAATCAGTAGCTCGTCCCGACCAGCCGGTTAACCAGCATGATGAGCAAGGGACTGCTAAGCAGCCCACTAGTCAAATTGCTGACCAAGCAGGCTCAACGGTGACGAAGCTCCAAACTACGGTTGCTGGCTCGGCTGCTGCTGGTAACGACCAGCTGAAGCAACAACAACCAGGAAATCAAGTAGTTAACGAGCAGACGGCGTATAACGAAATCAAACGGGAAGCGCCAAAAGATGCCGTGGTTGCGATTAACGCGCACGATGGGGTGGCCAACATTGGATTACCAACCAACGTAACGCCGAGTGCCGCCACTTTATCAGCAATTACAGAAGTTGGGAATAAGAATAAATTAAAGACCAACTTTGTGTACTTGAATGCTGACGGCTCACAGCGAGATACGTTACACGTTGCTTCTGATCCAGATAAGAACCGGCCGCAATTTGAAGACAACATCAATAAGGGCAATTCAACGAAAACACCAACTTCGGTTACGGTGTTGACGCCAGATCAGATTACAAATGATCAGCATTATCGTGATGAGGCCAAGAAAAATAATGCCTATGTTGATGTTTCCAGTTACAGCCAGTTGAAGGATGCATGGGAAAACAATTCCATTCGGTACATTAACGTAACGTCAGACATTACCATTAGTCCAAGCGATGCTCGCATCAGAACCCGTGATACTGGGAATAGCATCATTATTAATGGTAATAATCATATTATCGATCTCGGTGGAAATAACTTTGCTCTGAGAGGAACGAGTGATAATGCTACTGACATCACGATTTCGAACGTTATTTTCAAACAAGGTTATACATCTAACCAAAGCACGGCTAGTTCATTAGTATATGCTGCCAATGGTAAATTTGTTTCAGCTAACTTTAATAATGTAACTGTTCAACCTTCTACCTCTGGCAATAACAAAGGGAAAGTTCAAAATCCAATTCGAGTATTTTATGGAATTGGTTCTAAGTTAACCTTCTCTGGTAAAAACACCTTTGAACTCTCCAACGAAATTGCACGGGGAATGGGAAGAGTTGAAATTGCCGACCATGCCAGCGTGACGCTTAATCGGACTGCTAACGATAGTGAATTTTCTGAGTTCAATTTTAGTAACTACGCTCCAAAGGGTAGTGTCGGTGAAGATAATCTCTTCATTATGGGAGATAATTCTTCCAATACAGTTAACTCTTATAATGATCAAGCTGAAGATTTTCCTGCCATTTACCAAAAAATTGGGGGAATGCGGGTTGGAGATAACGTTACCTGGTCACAGACCGGATTCCGTTACTTCTTAAATACCGGTCAGGCAAATACAAGAGCTAAGAATGCTGAATTTATTTTTGGACAGAATTTCCACATGGAAGCGAATGCCGGTAATCGTCGTGGTGCCATTCGCTTGCAGTACAACCAAAAAGCGATTTTCAATGCTGGAACAATTATGGATATCCAACAAAGAGATAACCGGCCAGTAATTGAATTACGGAATAATTCAAGCATTGAATTTATCTCTCCAAAATCCTTGCATTTAGCGGTTCAAGACAAGGATGGTCACCCCGATGCAACCCGGAAAGGAATCATTACCGGAACGGGAACATTTACCATGGATAATTCGGGGATTAGAACTTGGTTGAACAGAGATTCCCCTGAAAATGTTCCAAATGGTAACGATAGTAAAGTCTTCGAAAAAATAGTAGTTCAAAACGGAAAAGCAACGGTTACCAGCTTGGACGGTCAAGTTGCCGCTTCAACCATCCTTACTGATAACACCCGTGAGCTACAGACCGAGGCTTTAACAGCTGGAAAAATAAAAATTGAATACGTTGATCAATATGGAAACGTAATCAAAACAACGGAAATTCCCCAGCAAAATCGCGGAGCGGTTGGATCTTACATTCCATTAGATACCAAGCAATTTGCTAACCAAGAAATGCCAGAGCATTACATGTGGGGCTTAGGTAAACAAATTCCACAGTCAGCACAAACGGATCGACAAGCTGGTGGTGACCCAACTAGCACAGCTGATGATGGTGATGAAAATGGGCAGGCTAACTTAGCAATTGTACCAATGGCGGGACAAACGTATACGTACAAGATTTATATTTATGGTCAACCTAATAAGAACGTCACGTATCAATACGTTGATGCAAACACAGGTAAGACTATTGATGTAAACGGTAGTCAGGCTGGAAAAGAAGCAGCTGGAACTAATCACGTTCCTGCCAATTACGGTAACAGGATTAATTGGAATGATCCTTACTATACGCAAGAAAATGTTCCGTCTGGATATCACTATGCAACCGGTCAATATCTAAAGGGAAACCAACAACCCGGAGAAATGGTGGTTACCGACCAACCACAAAACACTAAGATTTATGTGATTGCTGATACGTATCCATCTGAATCAGCTTCAACTAGTGCGAGTGGTTCGGCAAGTACAAGTGATAGTTCTTCAGTAAGTGGTTCTGATAGCTTAAGTAATTCTGGTAGTGTCAGTACCAGCACATCCGACAGTTTGAGTGCTTCGGATAGTGCAAGTTTGAGTGAATCCGATAGTTTGAGTGCTTCGGATAGTGTGAGTGTAAGTGAATCAAATAGTTTGAGTACTTCAGATAGTGCAAGTACCAGTGAATCAAATAGTCTAAGTACGTCTGATAGCACGAGTGTGAGTGCCTCAGATAGTTTAAGTACTTCAGATAGTGCAAGTACCAGTGAATCAAATAGTCTAAGTACGTCTGATAGCGCGAGTGTGAGTGCCTCAGATAGTTTAAGCGTTTCTGACAGTGCAAGTGTGAGTGCCTCAGATAGTTTGAGCGTTTCTGACAGTGCAAGCGTCAGCGCCTCGGATAGCTTGAGTGTTTCCGATAGTGCGAGCGTGAGCGCATCAGATAGCTTGAGTGTTTCTGATAGTGCAAGTGTGAGTGCCTCGGATAGTTTAAGTGTTTCTGACAGTGCAAGCGTCAGTGCATCTGATAGCTTAAGTATGTCGAATAGTTTGAGTGCTTCTGACAATAACATGAGTACTTCAGATAGTTTGAGTGTTTCCGACAGCGCAAGTGTGAGTGCCTCGGATAGCTTGAGCGTTTCAGATAGTGCGAGCGTGAGCGCATCGGATAGTTTAAGCGTTTCTGACAGTGCAAGTGTGAGTGCCTCAGATAGTTTGAGCGTTTCTGACAGTGCAAGCGTCAGCGCCTCGGATAGCTTGAGTGTTTCCGATAGTGCGAGCGTGAGCGCATCAGATAGCTTGAGTGTTTCTGATAGTGCAAGTGTGAGTGCCTCAGATAGTTTAAGTGTTTCTGACAGTGCAAGCGTCAGTGCATCTGATAGCTTAAGTGTTTCAGATAGCGCCAGCGTCAGTGCCTCAGATAGCTTGAGCGTTTCTAACAGTGCGAGCGTGAGTGCCTCAGATAGCTTGAGTGTTTCCGACAGTGCGAGCGTCAGTGCCTCGGATAGTTTAAGCGTTTCTGATAGTGCGAGTGTGAGTGCATCCGACAGCTTAAGTGTTTCCGACAGTGCCAGTGTGAGCGCCTCGGATAGCTTAAGCATCTCTGATAGTGCGAGCGTGAGTGCCTCAGATAGCTTAAGCATTTCTGATAGTGCGAGCGTCAGTGCCTCGGATAGCTTGAGCGTTTCTGACAGTGCGAGCGTCAGTGCCTCAGATAGCTTGAGCGTTTCTAACAGTGCGAGCGTGAGTGCCTCAGATAGCTTGAGTGTTTCCGACAGTGCGAGCGTCAGTGCCTCGGATAGTTTAAGCGTTTCTGACAGTGCAAGCGTCAGTGCTTCGGATAGTCTGAGTGTTTCTGACAGTGCAAGTGTCAGCGCTTCGGATAGTCTGAGTGTTTCTGATAGTGCGAGTGTCAGTGCTTCGGATAGTTTAAGTGTTTCTGATAGTGCGAGCGTCAGTGCTTCGGATAGTTTAAGCGTTTCTGACAGTGCAAGTGTTAGTGCATCAGATAGCTTGAGTGTCTCCGACAGCGCTAGCGTCAGTGCTTCTGACAGCTTGAGCGTTTCTGATAGTGCAAGCGTTAGTGCATCCGACAGCTTAAGCGTTTCAGATAGTGCGAGCGTGAGCGCATCGGATAGTTTAAGCGTTTCTGACAGTGCAAGTGTTAGTGCCTCGGATAGCTTAAGCGTTTCTAACAGTGCAAGCGTCAGCGCATCGGATAGCCTGAGTGTTTCCGATAGTGCAAGTGTTAGTGCCTCAGATAGTTTGAGCGTTTCTAACAGTGCAAGTGTTAGTGCCTCTGACAGTTTGAGCGTTTCAGATACGAGCGTCAGCGCATCGGATAGTTTAAGCGTTTCTGACAGTGCAAGTGTTAGTGCCTCCGATAGCTTGAGTGTCTCCGACGGCGCTAGCGTCAGTGCTTCTGACAGCTTGAGTGTTTCTGACAGTGCGAGTGTGAGTGCCTCAGATAGCTTAAGCGTTTCTGACAGCGCGAGCGTGAGTGCCTCAGACAGCTTGAGTGTTTCCGATAGTGCAAGCGTGAGTGCTTCGAATAGCTTAAGCGTTTCTGATAGTGCAAGTGTTAGTGCATCAGATAGTTTGAGCATCTCAGATAGCGCTAGCGTCAGCGCCTCAGATAGCTTGAGTGTTTCTGACAGTGCGAGTGTGAGTGCCTCAGATAGCTTAAGCGTTTCTGACAGTGCAAGTGTTAGTGCATCAGATAGTTTGAGCGTTTCTGACAGTGCGAGCGTTTCGGCAAGTACGAGTGATTCGGAAAGCTTGAGCATGTCTGATAGTGCGAGCGTTTCAGCAAGTACGAGTGATTCAGCAAGCCTCAGCATGTCTGACAGCGCGAGCGTTTCAGCAAGTACGAGTGATTCGGAAAGCCTCAGCATGTCCGATAGTGCGAGCGTTTCAACTAGTACAAGTGATTCGGAAAGCTTGAGCATGTCCGACAGTGCGAGTGTTTCAACCAGTACAAGTGATTCGGCAAGCTTGAGCATGTCCGACAGTGCGAGCGTTTCAACCAGTACGAGTGATTCAGCAAGCTTGAGCATGTCCGACAGTGCGAGCGTTTCAGCAAGTACGAGTGATTCGGCAAGCTTGAGCATGTCCGACAGTGCCAGTGTTTCAACTAGTACAAGTGATTCGGAAAGCTTGAGCATGTCTGATAGTGCGAGCGTTTCGGCAAGTACGAGTGATTCAGCAAGCTTGAGCATGTCCGATAGTGCGAGCGTTTCAACCAGTACGAGTGATTCGGCAAGTTTGAGCATGTCCGACAGTGCCAGTGTTTCAACTAGTACAAGTGATTCGGCAAGCCTCAGCATGTCCGACAGTGCGAGCGTTTCAACTAGTACGAGTGATTCAGCAAGCTTGAGCATGTCCGACAGTGCCAGTGTTTCAACTAGTACAAGTGATTCGGCAAGCCTCAGCATGTCCGATAGTGCGAGCGTTTCAACTAGTACGAGTGATTCAGCAAGCTTGAGCATGTCCGACAGTGCCAGTGTTTCGGCAAGTACGAGTGATTCAGCAAGTCTCAGCATGTCCGACAGTGCGAGCGTTTCAACTAGTACGAGTGATTCAGCAAGCTTGAGCATGTCCGACAGTGCCAGTGTTTCGGCAAGTACGAGTGATTCAGCAAGTCTCAGCATGTCCGACAGCGCGAGCGCCTCAACTAGTACAAGTGCTTCGGCGAGTGCCAGTGCTTCAAGCAGTGTAGGATCTTCACTTGTTTCAAGTAACTCATCAAACAAACTGCCAAGTGATCATTCTTCAATGAACCATGATGATGGAAATCATGGATCTAGTTCCGTTCATGCTAGTGACAAAGGTAATTCAAATAAAAAACAAGCGAAGTTGCCACAAACAGGTGAGCAATCACAGAACTTGTCATTAATTGGATTGCTAACGTTACTTCTTGCTGGGTTAGGCTTTAAATCACGGAAACGTAAGAAGGAAGACGAGTAG
- the asp3 gene encoding accessory Sec system protein Asp3, with translation MQNDCVILTWGQALNAAETHGAKVNYGTDGVRFSAPMLPPGTDLYTWNSQQSFEVTRSQGALPLLKPDQQYQLLSDVQAEPQGSLYFKLMTYDRNQHLVEEFRLDRAHQTFSYPATAQSYSLALVMQANQSFHFRWVALAPASDLATDHVELNSDLSLTWIAPPTATGINLYVGRRDAESWSVPLASDQISAVVRLSEQELASDAATTAALQRRLAEVKEWNQQELPVTICGYGYPTPHLTQLAQQMMKTSK, from the coding sequence ATGCAGAATGATTGTGTGATTTTAACCTGGGGCCAAGCGCTAAACGCGGCCGAGACCCACGGCGCCAAAGTTAACTATGGAACGGATGGAGTTCGCTTTTCCGCGCCCATGTTACCACCCGGGACTGATTTATATACCTGGAATTCGCAGCAAAGCTTTGAGGTAACCCGTTCCCAGGGAGCGCTTCCGTTGTTAAAACCAGATCAGCAGTATCAACTACTGAGTGATGTGCAGGCCGAACCGCAGGGGTCGCTCTACTTTAAACTAATGACGTATGATCGCAATCAGCACTTAGTGGAAGAGTTTCGCTTAGACCGCGCGCACCAAACGTTTAGTTACCCAGCAACGGCACAGTCGTATTCACTAGCCCTGGTCATGCAGGCCAATCAATCCTTCCATTTTCGTTGGGTAGCGCTAGCGCCAGCGTCAGATTTAGCGACGGATCATGTTGAACTTAATTCGGATCTTAGTCTGACTTGGATTGCACCACCGACGGCGACCGGAATTAACTTGTATGTCGGGCGGCGGGATGCGGAAAGTTGGAGTGTCCCATTAGCCTCCGATCAAATTAGTGCGGTGGTCCGCCTCAGTGAGCAGGAATTAGCGAGTGATGCGGCAACCACGGCTGCGTTACAGCGCCGGTTGGCCGAGGTTAAGGAATGGAATCAGCAGGAGTTGCCCGTGACAATTTGTGGGTATGGCTATCCCACTCCTCACCTCACGCAATTAGCACAGCAAATGATGAAGACGAGCAAATAA
- a CDS encoding glycosyltransferase → MKKKTNAEAMNFFVNRAMGIGNSGIEHAQFYRAQRFEAAQLPYRFVFVQLIKNLHEAMAEWNLQNDQVINMYEYFVLGERYLTKGVRRFYKPRDQQVVDGTKTIRMLKSVTSSGVQIMETMVRYSQPTDLLAVSKVELFEYSSGTRKVTFDFYHNQKGGTVIRNIHLFDQNQQHLFFRNEIQLQRYFFAQLDRVYGHKSNWFLDRGEESEVALFYPKFANSRVIEMVHADHLANRDDPNHPLWNNYYEYALTHLDRIDRTVSATQRQTYDFLIDFPNETQKFVTIPVGGVADDPEPPRRTWKPGEPLHLVTASRLAGEKHIDLAVRAIAKLRQLGFDVTFDIYGVGTQEKIISDTIKTEGLEDYVHLRGFSSQLDRVYPQYDAFLTASFSEGFGLTTIEALNAGLPVVAYAARFGSLELIKDGVNGFLEPFKVGDDNLYFNVNSLATGVQRLLDSNYAEVQKATQSSMKPFRHHVITQKWEELVHALRSGK, encoded by the coding sequence ATGAAAAAAAAGACGAATGCTGAAGCGATGAATTTTTTTGTCAACCGTGCGATGGGAATTGGAAATTCGGGGATCGAACACGCCCAGTTTTATCGGGCGCAGCGGTTTGAAGCGGCCCAGTTACCCTATCGGTTTGTGTTTGTACAGTTAATTAAAAATCTGCATGAAGCAATGGCAGAATGGAATTTACAGAATGATCAAGTAATCAATATGTATGAATATTTTGTGCTGGGGGAGCGGTACCTTACCAAGGGAGTGCGCCGGTTTTATAAGCCGCGCGACCAGCAGGTTGTTGATGGAACCAAGACCATTCGGATGTTAAAGTCGGTTACTAGTTCAGGAGTTCAAATCATGGAAACCATGGTCCGCTACTCGCAGCCGACGGATCTCCTCGCGGTTTCGAAAGTGGAATTGTTTGAATATTCCTCGGGAACCAGAAAAGTAACCTTTGATTTTTACCATAATCAAAAGGGTGGGACGGTAATCCGGAACATTCATTTATTCGACCAAAACCAGCAACACCTGTTCTTTCGCAATGAGATTCAGTTACAACGGTACTTTTTTGCGCAACTGGATCGGGTTTACGGGCACAAGAGTAATTGGTTTTTGGATCGGGGCGAAGAGAGTGAGGTAGCCCTCTTTTATCCGAAGTTTGCAAACAGTCGGGTGATTGAAATGGTGCACGCCGATCACCTGGCTAACCGGGATGATCCGAACCATCCCTTGTGGAATAACTACTATGAATATGCGCTAACCCATTTAGACCGGATTGACCGAACCGTGTCGGCAACCCAACGGCAAACTTATGACTTTTTAATTGATTTTCCTAATGAAACCCAGAAGTTTGTCACGATTCCAGTGGGTGGGGTTGCTGATGATCCTGAACCACCACGGCGAACCTGGAAACCAGGCGAACCGTTGCACTTGGTAACCGCTTCCCGACTTGCTGGTGAAAAACACATTGATCTCGCTGTCCGTGCCATTGCTAAACTACGCCAACTAGGATTTGATGTGACCTTTGACATTTATGGCGTCGGCACGCAGGAAAAAATTATCAGTGACACCATTAAAACGGAAGGATTGGAAGATTACGTGCACCTGAGAGGGTTCTCTAGTCAACTCGACCGGGTTTACCCGCAGTATGATGCCTTTTTGACGGCTTCCTTTTCCGAAGGCTTTGGGTTGACTACCATCGAAGCCCTGAATGCTGGCCTACCAGTGGTAGCCTATGCCGCTCGGTTTGGCTCGCTCGAATTAATTAAAGACGGGGTGAACGGCTTTTTGGAACCGTTTAAAGTAGGAGATGACAACTTGTACTTTAACGTGAATAGTTTGGCTACTGGGGTCCAACGGCTGTTAGATTCGAACTACGCTGAGGTTCAAAAGGCAACCCAATCATCCATGAAGCCATTTCGGCATCACGTCATTACGCAAAAATGGGAGGAACTAGTTCATGCACTACGAAGTGGTAAATAA
- the asp2 gene encoding accessory Sec system protein Asp2 has protein sequence MAQTTKVIQLGGSQLLIQADLSAQFTFQYFPLKTPEDVLAMEDELVENNAIKGKYQTAVFLLGIQSFAYLMPELLQELPAHQIIYDQAGQLPPEIEKLLQTKLAKPFDLQDRLELARFIEEVFFGGQYGLRLDFEQLEITPAFKGCATQLGNGRLTLGPVELEHWTQAINERMTLALEPDTNFEFWPEFDLNSEAAVQFKLYLLDQTGQEVLDYLVVDGATVSEQAYRFRTPSQSCMLYVSVFLQGQVTNFSLQNLHIRKYRRQFGTYLVDAQMITDPVNGHGQVAAYFNPGDGQPPLNVYFSGFRTAEGFEGNRMMSQLGDGHAPFLLIADERLAGGAFYIGSPEFEAAVIQTIQACLKQLHLDPYDLILSGLSMGTTAALYYAANLEPHAVIVGKPLVNLGTIAANERINRPHQFETSLDLLLLREGATDQAAQTRLNQYFWHNFATGDFTKTTFAIAYMRQDDYDTQAFHDLFRYLKDENPFTRILYKGLTGRHNDDTSGVVAWFQRQYENILASDFKRKGGTDAE, from the coding sequence GTGGCACAGACAACAAAGGTCATTCAGTTAGGAGGTTCGCAACTGCTGATTCAAGCGGATCTTAGTGCACAATTTACCTTCCAGTACTTCCCCCTCAAAACACCAGAAGACGTGTTAGCAATGGAAGACGAACTGGTTGAAAACAATGCAATTAAAGGCAAATACCAAACGGCAGTGTTTCTGCTAGGGATCCAATCCTTTGCCTACTTGATGCCTGAACTGTTGCAGGAGTTGCCGGCCCATCAAATTATTTACGATCAAGCTGGGCAGTTACCCCCAGAAATTGAGAAGCTACTCCAGACGAAACTAGCCAAACCGTTTGATCTGCAAGATCGTTTGGAGCTGGCCCGGTTTATTGAAGAGGTCTTTTTTGGAGGTCAGTATGGGCTACGACTGGACTTTGAGCAACTAGAGATTACCCCGGCCTTTAAAGGCTGTGCTACGCAATTAGGGAACGGGCGCCTAACCCTAGGTCCCGTAGAACTGGAACACTGGACCCAGGCAATTAACGAACGGATGACGTTGGCGTTAGAACCAGATACGAACTTTGAATTCTGGCCGGAATTTGATCTTAATTCCGAAGCGGCGGTGCAGTTCAAACTGTATTTGCTCGATCAAACGGGGCAAGAAGTGCTCGACTATCTCGTTGTTGATGGCGCCACGGTTTCTGAACAAGCTTATCGGTTCCGGACGCCTTCGCAGAGCTGCATGCTGTACGTTTCGGTGTTTTTGCAGGGACAAGTGACTAATTTTAGCTTACAGAATCTCCACATTCGTAAGTACCGGCGTCAATTTGGAACTTATCTAGTTGACGCGCAGATGATTACCGATCCCGTTAACGGGCATGGTCAAGTCGCTGCTTACTTTAACCCAGGGGATGGGCAGCCGCCACTCAACGTCTACTTTAGTGGATTTCGAACCGCAGAAGGGTTCGAAGGAAATCGGATGATGAGTCAATTAGGTGATGGGCATGCTCCCTTTCTACTGATTGCAGACGAACGGCTAGCCGGAGGGGCCTTTTACATTGGCAGTCCGGAGTTTGAAGCGGCAGTCATCCAGACGATTCAAGCCTGTTTAAAGCAGTTGCACTTGGATCCTTATGATTTGATCCTGTCGGGCCTCTCAATGGGAACCACCGCGGCCTTGTACTACGCGGCAAATTTGGAGCCACATGCCGTGATTGTTGGAAAGCCCCTAGTCAATCTAGGTACCATTGCTGCTAACGAACGGATTAACCGGCCCCACCAGTTTGAAACTTCGTTGGACCTATTGTTATTGCGGGAAGGCGCCACCGACCAAGCGGCGCAGACGCGCTTAAACCAGTATTTCTGGCACAATTTTGCAACGGGTGATTTTACCAAGACGACCTTCGCAATTGCGTACATGCGCCAGGATGATTATGATACCCAAGCGTTTCATGATTTGTTTCGATATCTAAAGGACGAAAACCCCTTTACCCGCATCTTGTATAAGGGACTCACTGGTCGGCATAATGACGATACTAGTGGCGTGGTAGCGTGGTTTCAACGGCAGTATGAGAATATTTTGGCGAGTGATTTTAAGCGAAAGGGTGGCACAGATGCAGAATGA